In one window of Miscanthus floridulus cultivar M001 chromosome 12, ASM1932011v1, whole genome shotgun sequence DNA:
- the LOC136498028 gene encoding scarecrow-like protein 1 — translation MSFARRLDPSAYTDNLYINKFATPSSSFAARRFSSDTQLFRYDPEPYNEYGHMGFTGAPSAAFQNSFCSQQASLKPYHVTDDGRSPSVADTQSNSCSDAAKDSPVISNVSQQNSQSVSDSQSSEIEVEFDEDDIRLKLQELEHALLDDGDDILFDISQAGSINDEWADPMKNVLLPNSPKESESSISCAVSNSGAPRTPKQLLFDCATALSEYNTDEAQAIITELRQMVSIQGDPSERIAAYLVEGLAARIVASGNGIYKALTCKDPPTLYQLSAMQILFEICPCFRLGFMAANYAIVEACKGEERLHIIDFDINQGSQYITLIQFLKNNANKPRHLRITGVDDPETVQRPIGGLRVIGQRLEKLAEDCGVSFEFRAVGANIGDVTPAMLDCRPGEALVVNFAFQLHHLPDESVSIMNERDQLLRMVKGLHPKLVTLVEQDANTNTAPFLPRFREVYDYYSALFDSLDATLPRESPDRMNVERQCLAREIVNILACEGPDRVERYEVAGKWRARMTMAGFTPCPFNSNVISGIKSILKSYCDRYKFHEDHGGLHFGWGEKTLIVSSAWQ, via the exons ATGTCTTTTGCTAGGCGACTGGACCCGTCAGCTTACACGGACAATCTATACATTAATAAATTTGCCACACCAAGCTCAAGCTTTGCTGCTCGAAGATTTTCCTCTGATACACAGTTGTTCCGTTATGACCCAGAACCATACAATGAGTATGGGCATATGGGTTTCACTGGAGCACCATCTGCTGCATTTCAAAACTCCTTTTGTAGTCAGCAGGCCTCACTAAAACCATACCATGTAACTGATGATGGACGATCTCCAAGTGTTGCAGATACTCAGTCTAACTCATGCTCTGATGCAGCAAAAGATTCACCAGTGATTTCTAATGTCTCGCAGCAGAACTCCCAGTCTGTATCAGATAGTCAGAGTTCTGAAATCGAAGTAGAGTTCGATGAAGATGACATTAGGCTGAAGCTTCAGGAGCTGGAGCATGCTTTACTTGACGATGGTGATGATATCTTATTTGACATTTCCCAGGCAGGTAGCATTAATGATGAATGGGCTGACCCCATGAAGAATGTATTGCTTCCAAATTCACCAAAAGAATCAGAGTCAAGCATCAGTTGTGCTGTTAGCAACAGTGGAGCTCCAAGGACTCCAAAGCAATTGCTCTTTGACTGTGCTACTGCATTGTCTGAATACAACACAGATGAAGCACAGGCGATCATAACAGAACTCCGACAGATGGTCTCCATTCAAGGGGACCCTTCTGAAAGGATTGCAGCATACCTGGTAGAGGGCCTTGCTGCAAGAATAGTAGCTTCAGGGAACGGCATCTACAAGGCTTTGACATGCAAGGATCCTCCAACTCTGTATCAACTTTCAGCAATGCAAATCCTCTTTGAAATATGCCCATGCTTCCGTTTGGGCTTCATGGCTGCTAATTATGCTATAGTTGAAGCctgcaaaggagaagaaagacTGCACATTATCGACTTTGACATCAATCAGGGCAGCCAGTACATTACATTGATACAATTTCTGAAAAACAATGCAAACAAGCCACGCCATTTGAGGATAACTGGTGTTGATGATCCTGAGACAGTTCAGAGGCCCATTGGAGGTCTGAGGGTCATTGGGCAACGCCTAGAGAAGCTTGCAGAGGACTGTGGGGTCTCTTTCGAATTCAGGGCAGTGGGTGCTAACATTGGGGATGTTACACCTGCGATGCTTGATTGTCGTCCTGGTGAAGCACTTGTTGTCAATTTTGCATTCCAGTTGCACCATCTTCCTGATGAGAGTGTTTCAATTATGAATGAAAGGGACCAGCTCCTTCGTATGGTGAAGGGACTCCATCCTAAGCTAGTGACCCTTGTTGAGCAGGATGCCAATACCAATACTGCACCGTTTCTGCCAAG GTTCCGTGAAGTCTATGATTACTACTCTGCGCTTTTTGATTCTTTAGATGCGACACTTCCAAGGGAGAGCCCAGATAGAATGAATGTGGAGAGGCAGTGTCTTGCACGAGAAATTGTTAACATCTTGGCCTGTGAAGGTCCTGATCGTGTGGAGAG GTACGAAGTTGCTGGGAAATGGAGAGCAAGAATGACAATGGCTGGCTTCACACCATGCCCATTTAACAGCAATGTCATCAGTGGAATAAAGTCGATACTGAAATCATATTGTGATAGGTACAAGTTCCATGAGGATCATGGCGGGCTTCACTTCGGCTGGGGGGAGAAGACTCTCATTGTCTCCTCCGCATGGCAATAG
- the LOC136496256 gene encoding uncharacterized protein, with protein MLFFFHGPSPPFWPASRSRPTRRATLSRRALASAQPSSRARPASALRRARSRASRLDRARALSPCGDHAPATPAARQPQPASASTRPPSSAEPAALHSSLSRAASLLARTSSALSPPSATVAPAGQIRRQRSTMASNPAHLAPPHSPAPGACGCDAF; from the coding sequence atgcttttcttctttcacgGGCCGTCGCCTCCTTTTTGGcccgccagccgaagccggcccacgCGCCGCGCCACGCTGTCCCGCCGTgcgctcgcctcggcccagcccagctcgcgcgcacggcctgcctccgcgctgcgCCGCGCCCGTTCCCGCGCGTCGCGTCTCGACCGCGCCAGAGCACTCTCGCCATGTGGCgaccatgcgccggcgacgcccgccgcgcggcaaCCACAGCCTGCCTCTGCttccacgcgcccgccttcatcTGCTGAGCCCGCGGCGCTCCACTCGTCACTCTCCCGTGCTGCCTCTCTGCTCGCCCGCACGAGCTCTGCTCTctcgccaccgagcgccaccgTAGCCCCCGCCGGTCAAATTCGCCGCCAGCGCTCCACCATGGCTAGCAATCCAGCGCACCTAGCTCCGCCTCATTCTCCGGCACCTGGTGCTTGTGGCTGTGACGCCTTTTGA